Proteins from one Malaya genurostris strain Urasoe2022 chromosome 2, Malgen_1.1, whole genome shotgun sequence genomic window:
- the LOC131427901 gene encoding lanC-like protein 3 homolog, which translates to MSGPGGRFFKNPFQDYVGGQVEKNDDHIRGLIQSYVNLIVDNTRTGRNSDHRGDLYVGDAGIAYMFLKLHEMGLFGAEALQYAKQYASNAKTKAVRYAARAEERCSFLCGNAGIYAVSAAICHKLGQRQEMDEDLRNFASGISVCKKIDFNQNGSDELLFGRAGYLSGIYWLHQTIDKRLFAQETLSSISEVIIESGKRYSAAHRSPFPLMFHCWGDEYLGAAHGVSSIMHMLLESPLQANLNSNEMAAVRATINSLLSLQDGEGNFPVTLQDYLQRTRDETLVHWCHGAPGIVYLMAKAYIVFKDQKYLHSCIRCADLVWRKGLLRKGPGICHGVAGSGYVFLLLYRLTADPKYLYRAIKFMEFLTHEEFIRYARNPDRSFSLYEGYAGTVCFLLDLLRPERAKFPFMDVFEAKC; encoded by the coding sequence ATGTCTGGCCCTGGAGGTCGATTCTTCAAAAATCCGTTTCAGGATTACGTTGGCGGCCAAGTGGAAAAAAACGATGACCACATAAGGGGACTTATACAATCCTACGTCAATCTGATTGTGGACAATACCCGAACTGGTAGAAATAGTGACCATAGAGGCGATTTGTACGTAGGCGATGCTGGTATTGCATACATGTTTTTAAAACTTCATGAAATGGGGTTGTTTGGAGCGGAAGCTCTACAATATGCCAAACAATATGCATCTAACGCTAAAACGAAAGCAGTTCGATATGCTGCTAGGGCAGAGGAGCGGTGTTCCTTCCTGTGTGGAAACGCAGGAATATATGCGGTTTCAGCAGCTATTTGCCACAAGCTTGGGCAGCGACAGGAAATGGACGAAGATCTTAGAAATTTTGCTTCTGGGATAAGcgtgtgcaaaaaaattgacTTCAATCAGAATGGAAGCGACGAATTGCTCTTCGGGAGAGCTGGCTATTTAAGTGGTATTTATTGGCTGCATCAGACCATCGACAAAAGACTATTTGCTCAGGAAACATTGAGCTCTATTTCTGAAGTAATTATTGAAAGCGGGAAACGTTATTCCGCTGCTCATAGGAGTCCTTTTCCGTTGATGTTCCATTGCTGGGGAGATGAGTATTTGGGAGCAGCTCATGGGGTGTCATCTATTATGCACATGTTGTTGGAGTCGCCACTTCAAGCTAACTTGAATAGtaacgaaatggcagcggtgcgAGCTACTATCAATAGTCTATTATCTCTCCAAGATGGCGAAGGCAATTTTCCGGTGACTTTACAAGACTATTTACAACGAACAAGGGACGAAACCTTAGTGCATTGGTGTCATGGCGCACCGGGAATCGTTTATCTAATGGCCAAAGCGTATATTGTGTTTAAAGATCAGAAATATTTGCATTCTTGCATCCGTTGTGCCGATCTTGTTTGGCGTAAAGGACTACTACGCAAAGGTCCTGGCATATGTCACGGTGTAGCCGGCAGCGGATACGTCTTCCTACTCCTCTATAGACTGACAGCAGACCCCAAGTACCTCTATCGAGCGATAAAATTTATGGAGTTCTTAACACACGAAGAGTTTATTAGATATGCGCGTAATCCCGATCGATCTTTCAGCCTCTATGAAGGATATGCTGGCACCGTATGCTTCCTTTTAGATCTGCTACGACCGGAGCGCGCCAAATTTCCGTTCATGGACGTGTTCGAAGCAAAATGCTAG
- the LOC131427900 gene encoding uncharacterized protein LOC131427900 isoform X1: protein MHNMSVEWDINDAHIPFVQDISYDRFHEWADGHCRYVYVSTDDQARKHISGWAMRNTNNHNVSILKKSCLGVLICSTRCRLPNGSQIHLRPAICDKARRKQQGRACPNRNCKSGRLEILACRGHCGYPVTHYWRHTEKAIFFQAKGTHDHPKPESKTSGETRKLVGSCGKIKSKKLSVLLLRDAALGNKLLQLKNGSKAASTSQPSAEILQPPPLIPDANLEKSKCRHCLEAQCSCQIILPAKGSQVPESNFFFVDSGVNSSHGTTWPCSSTASNNHSYETATCMGPSDYAGCSGSAIENFQPEEIFLLDQPLRNSSQQSANMIAPATTLLDLGSGAIYKKCNQIAPDYFLGSSSGNTFTEAHLGQTVPCGGSTAFDKCDGYTNRPVTTSGTQGSANLSYASDINKSIKKENAAKFCDLNYAQRIRYDCDNKLNCRKTGKSVNTIYTNNNNNSTSYQYGSHQGIYNPCDDVNFNFPSESGTYQHRYNLNYLTSSGSNQSALVSTALMNEECYRYPNNGYSKTGLGTNDHVSQHQQIGAEVPIASYDFY from the exons CACAATATGTCAGTAGAGTGGGATATCAATGACGCCCACATACCCTTTGTTCAGGACATTAGCTACGATCGATTTCACGAATGGGCCGACGGACATTGTCGCTACGTGTACGTTTCTACCGACGACCAGGCGCGGAAGCACATATCCGGTTGGGCAATGCGGAACACCAACAACCACAATGTAAGCATACTGAAGAAAAGTTGCCTCGGTGTTTTAATCTGCTCGACACGATGCCGTCTTCCTAACGGAAGCCAAATACACCTGCGGCCGGCAATTTGTGATAAAGCCCGCAGGAAACAACAGGGACGAGCTTGTCCCAATCGCAACTGCAAAAGCGGTCGCCTTGAAATATTGGCCTGTCGGGGCCACTGTGGATATCCTGTAACACACTATTGGCGCCATACAGAGAAGGCGATTTTCTTCCAAGCCAAAGGCACCCATGACCATCCGAAGCCAGAGTCCAAAACATCGGGTGAAACTAGGAAACTAGTTGGATCGTGTGGTAAAATCAAATCGAAAAAGTTGTCAGTGCTACTACTGAGGGATGCAGCGTTGGGAAACAAG cttcttcaactaaaaaatGGAAGTAAAGCAGCTTCAACCAGCCAACCATCAGCAGAAATTCTACAACCTCCCCCTTTGATTCCAGATGCAAACCTTG AAAAATCAAAATGCCGACATTGTCTCGAAGCCCAATGTAGTTGCCAAATTATACTTCCTGCCAAAGGCTCGCAGGTTccagaatcgaattttttcttCGTGGATAGTGGCGTCAACTCTTCTCATGGAACCACGTGGCCATGCTCCTCAACTGCTTCAAACAATCACTCGTATGAAACTGCTACTTGTATGGGCCCGTCTGACTATGCTGGTTGTTCTGGGAGTGCtattgaaaatttccaaccaGAAGAGATCTTCCTGCTGGATCAACCATTGAGAAACAGTTCGCAGCAATCGGCCAACATGATCGCTCCAGCTACCACACTGCTAGATCTTGGAAGTGGAgcaatttataaaaaatgtaaTCAAATTGCACCGGATTATTTTCTTGGTAGTAGTAGTGGAAACACATTCACCGAAGCACATCTAGGACAAACTGTTCCTTGTGGAGGTTCGACAGCTTTCGATAAATGTGACGGATATACGAACAGACCTGTTACTACGTCGGGAACTCAAGGTTCTGCGAATTTGTCATACGCTTCGGATATTAACAAAAGTATCAAAAAAGAAAATGCGGCAAAGTTTTGCGATTTAAATTATGCTCAACGGATTCGGTATGACTGTGATAACAAACTAAACTGTAGAAAAACTGGAAAATCCGTCAATACAATTTATacgaacaacaataacaacagcaCATCTTATCAGTATGGAAGCCATCAAGGAATCTACAATCCGTGTGACGATGTCAATTTCAACTTCCCTAGTGAATCCGGTACTTACCAACATCGCTATAATTTAAACTACCTAACTAGTAGCGGATCAAATCAATCGGCTCTCGTATCGACGGCTTTGATGAATGAGGAATGCTACCGATATCCCAACAATGGCTATTCCAAAACTGGTCTAGGTACCAATGACCACGTCTCGCAGCATCAACAAATAGGCGCAGAAGTGCCCATTGCGTCGTACGATTTTTATTAG
- the LOC131427900 gene encoding uncharacterized protein LOC131427900 isoform X2 encodes MSVEWDINDAHIPFVQDISYDRFHEWADGHCRYVYVSTDDQARKHISGWAMRNTNNHNVSILKKSCLGVLICSTRCRLPNGSQIHLRPAICDKARRKQQGRACPNRNCKSGRLEILACRGHCGYPVTHYWRHTEKAIFFQAKGTHDHPKPESKTSGETRKLVGSCGKIKSKKLSVLLLRDAALGNKLLQLKNGSKAASTSQPSAEILQPPPLIPDANLEKSKCRHCLEAQCSCQIILPAKGSQVPESNFFFVDSGVNSSHGTTWPCSSTASNNHSYETATCMGPSDYAGCSGSAIENFQPEEIFLLDQPLRNSSQQSANMIAPATTLLDLGSGAIYKKCNQIAPDYFLGSSSGNTFTEAHLGQTVPCGGSTAFDKCDGYTNRPVTTSGTQGSANLSYASDINKSIKKENAAKFCDLNYAQRIRYDCDNKLNCRKTGKSVNTIYTNNNNNSTSYQYGSHQGIYNPCDDVNFNFPSESGTYQHRYNLNYLTSSGSNQSALVSTALMNEECYRYPNNGYSKTGLGTNDHVSQHQQIGAEVPIASYDFY; translated from the exons ATGTCAGTAGAGTGGGATATCAATGACGCCCACATACCCTTTGTTCAGGACATTAGCTACGATCGATTTCACGAATGGGCCGACGGACATTGTCGCTACGTGTACGTTTCTACCGACGACCAGGCGCGGAAGCACATATCCGGTTGGGCAATGCGGAACACCAACAACCACAATGTAAGCATACTGAAGAAAAGTTGCCTCGGTGTTTTAATCTGCTCGACACGATGCCGTCTTCCTAACGGAAGCCAAATACACCTGCGGCCGGCAATTTGTGATAAAGCCCGCAGGAAACAACAGGGACGAGCTTGTCCCAATCGCAACTGCAAAAGCGGTCGCCTTGAAATATTGGCCTGTCGGGGCCACTGTGGATATCCTGTAACACACTATTGGCGCCATACAGAGAAGGCGATTTTCTTCCAAGCCAAAGGCACCCATGACCATCCGAAGCCAGAGTCCAAAACATCGGGTGAAACTAGGAAACTAGTTGGATCGTGTGGTAAAATCAAATCGAAAAAGTTGTCAGTGCTACTACTGAGGGATGCAGCGTTGGGAAACAAG cttcttcaactaaaaaatGGAAGTAAAGCAGCTTCAACCAGCCAACCATCAGCAGAAATTCTACAACCTCCCCCTTTGATTCCAGATGCAAACCTTG AAAAATCAAAATGCCGACATTGTCTCGAAGCCCAATGTAGTTGCCAAATTATACTTCCTGCCAAAGGCTCGCAGGTTccagaatcgaattttttcttCGTGGATAGTGGCGTCAACTCTTCTCATGGAACCACGTGGCCATGCTCCTCAACTGCTTCAAACAATCACTCGTATGAAACTGCTACTTGTATGGGCCCGTCTGACTATGCTGGTTGTTCTGGGAGTGCtattgaaaatttccaaccaGAAGAGATCTTCCTGCTGGATCAACCATTGAGAAACAGTTCGCAGCAATCGGCCAACATGATCGCTCCAGCTACCACACTGCTAGATCTTGGAAGTGGAgcaatttataaaaaatgtaaTCAAATTGCACCGGATTATTTTCTTGGTAGTAGTAGTGGAAACACATTCACCGAAGCACATCTAGGACAAACTGTTCCTTGTGGAGGTTCGACAGCTTTCGATAAATGTGACGGATATACGAACAGACCTGTTACTACGTCGGGAACTCAAGGTTCTGCGAATTTGTCATACGCTTCGGATATTAACAAAAGTATCAAAAAAGAAAATGCGGCAAAGTTTTGCGATTTAAATTATGCTCAACGGATTCGGTATGACTGTGATAACAAACTAAACTGTAGAAAAACTGGAAAATCCGTCAATACAATTTATacgaacaacaataacaacagcaCATCTTATCAGTATGGAAGCCATCAAGGAATCTACAATCCGTGTGACGATGTCAATTTCAACTTCCCTAGTGAATCCGGTACTTACCAACATCGCTATAATTTAAACTACCTAACTAGTAGCGGATCAAATCAATCGGCTCTCGTATCGACGGCTTTGATGAATGAGGAATGCTACCGATATCCCAACAATGGCTATTCCAAAACTGGTCTAGGTACCAATGACCACGTCTCGCAGCATCAACAAATAGGCGCAGAAGTGCCCATTGCGTCGTACGATTTTTATTAG